From one Rhodamnia argentea isolate NSW1041297 chromosome 1, ASM2092103v1, whole genome shotgun sequence genomic stretch:
- the LOC115730998 gene encoding uncharacterized protein LOC115730998, which yields MIFPVIAVVSSGIVAKKMKATQVFSSHFKEVWEEWELRGVVFLSLTLQILLICMGNRRKYIRFSWFWGLIWLAYLMADPVAIYALGIITNKLTKINGHSVDANTELNAFWAPFLLLHLGGPDTITAYALEDNELWLRHSLSLVTQTGVTFYIFLMAWTGPNISILAIVIILAGFVKYGERVYVLWAASSEQFRDSIPDPPPNYSKIVEQHKLMKAEGYSVTPHEVIEVSDMIMENNVNGADLFSPEENPDQKQIYKHRQGELLAARGLVNIFQRLFADLLLSFEDRDTSLSLLKDKNFRTAFAIIEIELGIMYDLLYTKAKAIHTRWGFARRIFGLVSTCIVLILFSEIEDQQYSTADLYMTFILLAVAIFLEIYALAVLLFSDRTACWLIKRKKLTILDLINWLRPLTKRRRWSDHMAQFSLLSFAFKEKHLPCHRILECLHIDEIVEKPLYKHHKKVTDDMKKLIMNHIKEMQSPCAAKATWDVNKSEHKEHLQWTMELEFDQTILIWHIATELLYGLENDKNLHHKAKPGKYLSRYMLYTLVMHPEMLPTGIGRIKFRETYIEAMKFFDGLKSFKADEDPDDEASSFDNEEDIGGYRKYAKRCAGFCTSAWQHIKKRKKRKLDITSAFNQLQEQVNTELDLLVARGEKSKYVLFHGCRLAWQLRQIENGIMQGDIVGETWVKILCDAAIKCKAKYHAQQLRRGGELLTHVWLMMAHFGLTDHYQIAHAPAIAELIVH from the exons ATGATATTCCCGGTTATCG CTGTTGTAAGCAGTGGCATCgtcgcgaagaagatgaaggcgacGCAGGTCTTCTCATCGCATTTCAAAGAAGTGTGGGAAGAATGGGAGCTCCGCGGTGTCGTCTTCCTCAGCCTCACCCTCCAAATCCTGCTCATTTGCATGGGCAATCGCCGCAAATACATCCGCTTTTCCTGGTTCTGGGGGCTCATTTGGCTGGCCTACCTAATGGCCGATCCGGTCGCAATCTACGCGCTTGGCATAATCACGAACAAGCTCACAAAGATAAACGGCCATAGTGTGGATGCCAACACCGAGCTGAACGCGTTCTGGGCGCCATTCCTCTTGTTACATTTAGGAGGCCCCGACACCATTACGGCATATGCCCTGGAAGACAATGAGCTCTGGTTGAGGCACTCTTTGTCGCTAGTCACCCAAACTGGAGTAACATTTTATATCTTCTTGATGGCATGGACTGGCCCAAATATATCCATCCTCGCCATCGTGATAATTCTTGCCGGGTTCGTCAAGTATGGCGAAAGGGTCTATGTGCTCTGGGCTGCCAGCAGTGAGCAGTTCAGGGACTCCATCCCCGACCCGCCTCCTAATTACTCAAAGATAGTGGAGCAACATAAGTTGATGAAGGCCGAGGGCTACAGTGTCACGCCGCACGAAGTGATCGAGGTCAGCGACATGATCATGGAAAACAATGTGAATGGTGCTGATCTTTTTTCTCCGGAGGAAAATCCCGATCAGAAGCAAATTTATAAGCATAGGCAAGGAGAATTGCTTGCGGCCAGAGGCCTGGTCAACATATTCCAACGCCTTTTCGCTGATCTCCTGCTGAGTTTCGAGGATCGGGACACAAGTCTGTCGTTGCTCAAGGATAAGAATTTCCGCACAGCCTTCGCAATCATTGAGATCGAATTGGGAATCATGTACGACTTGCTCTATACGAAGGCCAAGGCAATCCATACTAGATGGGGCTTCGCTCGTCGCATATTTGGATTGGTTTCGACCTGCATCGTATTGATACTCTTCAGTGAGATCGAGGATCAGCAATACTCAACAGCTGATCTTTATATGACCTTTATACTGCTAGCGGTGGCCATATTCCTGGAGATTTATGCTTTGGCCGTTCTTCTTTTCTCCGACAGGACGGCTTGTTGGTTGATTAAGAGAAAGAAACTCACCATCTTGGATCTCATCAATTGGTTGCGACCACTGACTAAACGACGCCGCTGGTCGGATCACATGGCTCAATTCAGCCTATTGAGCTTTGCGTTCAAAGAGAAGCACCTTCCTTGCCATCGGATCCTCGAATGTCTGCACATTGACGAGATAGTCGAGAAGCCCCTTTACAAGCATCACAAGAAAGTGACCGATGATATGAAGAAACTCATAATGAATCATATCAAAGAAATGCAATCCCCTTGTGCCGCTAAAGCGACCTGGGATGTTAACAAGTCAGAACACAAAGAGCATTTGCAATGGACCATGGAGCTTGAGTTCGACCAAACTATCCTGATTTGGCATATTGCGACTGAACTGTTGTACGGTCTGGAAAACGACAAAAACCTCCATCACAAAGCCAAGCCCGGTAAGTACTTGTCTCGATACATGTTGTATACCCTTGTCATGCACCCCGAGATGCTGCCGACCGGGATTGGACGCATCAAATTTCGCGAAACCTACATCGAGGCCATGAAATTTTTCGATGGGCTCAAGTCCTTCAAAGCAGATGAAGACCCAGATGACGAGGCTTCTTCTTTTGACAACGAAGAGGACATTGGAGGCTATAGGAAGTACGCGAAGAGATGTGCTGGATTCTGCACGAGTGCTTGGCAACATatcaagaagaggaagaagcgcAAACTCGACATAACTAGTGCCTTCAACCAGCTGCAGGAGCAGGTGAATACAGAGCTGGATTTGCTGGTCGCAAGAGGCGAAAAGAGCAAGTACGTGCTGTTCCACGGGTGTCGTCTCGCTTGGCAGCTGCGCCAGATCGAAAACGGAATAATGCAGGGGGACATAGTAGGTGAGACGTGGGTCAAGATATTGTGTGATGCAGCGATTAAGTGTAAAGCGAAATATCATGCACAGCAACTGAGGAGAGGAGGAGAGCTTCTGACTCATGTCTGGCTCATGATGGCCCATTTTGGCTTGACTGATCACTACCAGATTGCCCATGCCCCTGCTATAGCTGAGCTAATTGTGCACTAG
- the LOC125313572 gene encoding uncharacterized protein PHLOEM PROTEIN 2-LIKE A4-like has product MAKNLTGQLLQEPEGVPASMRPDDEAPQEEKRRERRPPLLAVSLVRKETNVDSSISVEEMCNRIYRGVLMNDDKLKFWVDEDLEKNCFLLLAKGLFIAGVDGTENWGWTNEKEQCFSSEVEIPVAELLDICWLEFSGKFKTIKLSPKTTYEVAFVVKMRDNGSGLHGPVNLTLTLPDGTTQGRIDNMEETPKGEWRDIPVGTFMTTPQNVGEISFSYCQVSGHWKSGLIVKGAVLRPKD; this is encoded by the exons ATGGCTAAAAACCTAACAGGGCAGCTTTTGCAGGAACCAGAGGGAGTCCCAGCTTCAATGAGGCCAGATGATGAAGCCCCGCAAGAAGAgaaacgaagagagagaagacctCCTCTTCTCGCCGTCAGTTTGGTTAGAAAAGAGACGAATGTGGATTCCTCCATCAGCGTTGAAGAGATGTGCAATCGGATCTATCGTGGAGTGCTCATGAATGATGATAAACTG AAGTTCTGGGTCGATGAAGATCTCGAAAAGAATTGCTTCCTTTTGCTTGCTAAAGGGTTATTTATTGCTGGGGTCGACGGGACCGAGAACTGGGGTTGGACAAACGAGAAGGAACAATG TTTTAGCAGCGAAGTAGAGATACCCGTGGCAGAGCTGCTGGATATATGCTGGCTAGAATTTTCGGGCAAGTTCAAGACTATCAAGCTCTCTCCGAAGACTACGTATGAGGTCGCATTCGTGGTGAAAATGAGAGACAATGGCAGCGGGTTGCATGGTCCAGTGAATCTAACCCTCACTCTGCCGGATGGAACCACGCAGGGACGCATCGACAATATGGAGGAGACGCCGAAGGGTGAATGGAGAGACATCCCTGTCGGAACATTCATGACGACTCCGCAGAATGTTGGCGAGATAAGCTTTTCCTACTGTCAAGTTAGTGGTCATTGGAAGTCTGGACTCATCGTCAAAGGGGCTGTCCTTCGACCAAAAGATTAA